A DNA window from Agrobacterium tumefaciens contains the following coding sequences:
- a CDS encoding conjugal transfer protein TrbE encodes MVALKQFRHSGPSFADLVPYAGLVDNGVILLKDGSLMAGWYFAGPDSESSTDAERNEVSRQINTILSRLGSGWMIQVEALRVPTIDYPAEDACHFPDPVTRAIDTERRSHFERESGHFESRHALILTWRPPELRRSGLTRYVYADEGSRSATYADTALDSFRTSIREVEQYLANVVSIRRMVTRETEERGGFRVARYDELFQFIRFCITGENHPIRLPDIPMYLDWLVTAELQHGLTPTVENRFLGVVAIDGLAAESWPGILNSLDLMPLTYRWSSRFVFLDEQEARSRLERTRKKWQQKVRPFFDQLFQTQSRSVDQDAMMMVAETEDAIAQAASQLVAYGYYTPVIVLFDEQQPRLQEKCEAIRRLIQAEGFGARIETLNATDAFLGSLPGVSYANIREPLVNTRNLADLIPLNSIWSGSPVAPCPFYPAGSPPLMQVASGSTPFRLNLHVDDVGHALVFGPTGSGKSTLLSLIAAQFRRYAGAQIFAFDKGRSMLPLTLAIGGDHYEIGGDAAGEGEGASPRLAFCPLAELSTDGDRAWAAEWIETLVALQGVTVTPDYRNAISRQLALMAESRGRSLSDFVSGVQMREIKDALHHYTVDGPMGQLLDAEEDGLALGAFQCFEVEELMNLGERNLVPVLLYMFRRVEKRLTGAPSLIILDEAWLMLGHPTFRDKIREWLKVLRKANCAVVLATQSISDAERSGIIDVLKESCPTKICLPNGAAREPGTREFYERIGFNERQIEIVATAIPKRDYYVVSPEGRRLFDMALGPVALSFVGASGKEDLKRIRALHSEHGAASPLQWLQQRGIAHADTLFPAD; translated from the coding sequence ATGGTGGCACTGAAACAGTTCCGACACTCCGGCCCGTCCTTCGCCGATCTGGTTCCTTATGCAGGCCTGGTCGACAACGGGGTGATCCTGCTGAAAGACGGCTCGCTGATGGCCGGCTGGTATTTCGCGGGTCCGGATAGCGAAAGCTCGACCGATGCAGAGCGCAACGAGGTGTCGCGCCAGATCAACACGATCCTGTCGCGGCTCGGCTCGGGCTGGATGATACAGGTCGAAGCTTTGCGGGTCCCGACGATCGACTATCCGGCAGAGGACGCCTGCCATTTCCCCGATCCGGTGACGCGCGCCATCGATACGGAGCGCAGGTCTCACTTTGAGAGGGAGAGCGGACATTTCGAGAGCCGGCACGCGCTGATCCTGACCTGGCGGCCGCCGGAGCTACGGCGATCGGGCCTGACGCGCTACGTCTATGCCGATGAAGGGAGCCGTTCTGCTACCTACGCCGATACGGCGCTCGATTCCTTCCGGACCTCGATCCGCGAAGTGGAGCAGTATCTTGCCAATGTCGTCTCCATACGCCGCATGGTGACGAGGGAAACCGAAGAGCGTGGCGGTTTCCGCGTCGCGCGCTACGACGAGCTGTTCCAGTTCATCCGCTTCTGCATCACCGGCGAGAACCACCCGATCCGCCTGCCGGATATCCCGATGTATCTCGACTGGCTTGTCACCGCTGAGCTTCAGCACGGCCTGACGCCGACCGTCGAGAACCGTTTCCTCGGTGTCGTCGCCATCGACGGCTTAGCCGCAGAGAGCTGGCCGGGGATCCTGAACAGCCTCGACCTGATGCCGCTCACCTATCGATGGTCGTCGCGCTTTGTCTTTCTCGATGAGCAGGAGGCACGCTCGAGGCTGGAGCGCACCCGCAAGAAGTGGCAGCAGAAGGTCAGGCCGTTTTTCGACCAGCTTTTCCAGACCCAGAGCCGCTCCGTCGACCAGGACGCCATGATGATGGTGGCCGAGACCGAGGATGCAATCGCTCAAGCCGCGTCACAGCTTGTCGCCTATGGCTATTACACGCCGGTCATCGTCCTGTTCGATGAACAGCAACCACGCCTTCAGGAAAAGTGCGAGGCGATCCGTCGCCTGATCCAGGCCGAGGGTTTTGGCGCCCGGATCGAGACGCTTAACGCGACCGACGCTTTCCTCGGCAGCCTGCCCGGCGTCTCCTATGCCAACATCCGCGAGCCACTGGTCAACACCCGTAATCTCGCCGACCTCATCCCGCTGAACTCGATCTGGTCGGGAAGTCCTGTCGCACCTTGCCCGTTCTATCCGGCCGGTTCACCGCCGCTCATGCAGGTCGCCAGCGGCTCGACGCCGTTCCGTCTGAACCTGCATGTCGATGATGTCGGGCATGCGCTGGTCTTTGGCCCGACGGGTTCGGGGAAGTCGACATTGCTTTCGCTGATCGCGGCGCAGTTCCGACGCTATGCGGGGGCGCAGATATTTGCCTTTGACAAGGGGCGGTCGATGCTGCCGTTGACGCTGGCGATCGGTGGCGATCACTACGAGATCGGCGGCGACGCGGCCGGAGAAGGGGAGGGGGCCTCGCCGCGGCTGGCCTTCTGCCCGCTCGCAGAACTCTCGACGGACGGCGATCGCGCCTGGGCGGCCGAGTGGATCGAGACGCTCGTTGCCCTGCAAGGGGTCACTGTCACACCCGACTATCGCAACGCCATCTCCAGGCAACTGGCGCTGATGGCGGAATCGCGCGGCCGCTCGCTCTCGGACTTCGTCTCCGGCGTCCAGATGCGCGAGATCAAGGATGCGCTCCACCATTACACCGTCGACGGCCCGATGGGTCAGCTGCTCGACGCGGAGGAGGACGGACTGGCGCTGGGGGCCTTCCAGTGCTTCGAGGTCGAGGAGCTGATGAACCTGGGCGAGCGCAATCTCGTACCGGTCCTGCTCTATATGTTCCGGCGGGTCGAGAAGCGACTGACAGGTGCTCCAAGCCTGATTATCCTCGATGAAGCCTGGCTGATGCTCGGTCATCCGACCTTTCGCGACAAGATCCGCGAATGGTTGAAGGTCCTGCGAAAAGCCAATTGCGCGGTCGTACTCGCCACGCAGTCGATCTCGGACGCGGAGCGCTCCGGCATCATCGACGTCCTGAAGGAGAGCTGCCCGACCAAAATTTGCCTGCCGAACGGGGCGGCCCGAGAGCCGGGCACGAGGGAATTCTACGAGCGCATCGGCTTCAACGAGCGCCAGATCGAGATCGTCGCGACCGCCATTCCGAAGCGAGATTATTACGTCGTCTCTCCGGAGGGCCGTCGTCTCTTCGACATGGCGCTAGGACCAGTAGCGCTCTCCTTCGTCGGAGCGTCCGGCAAGGAAGATCTGAAGCGCATCCGCGCGCTTCATTCAGAACACGGGGCCGCATCGCCTCTTCAATGGCTCCAGCAAAGGGGGATCGCCCATGCCGATACACTCTTCCCGGCCGACTAG
- the trbC gene encoding conjugal transfer pilin TrbC: MSHKIRIAIALAAFAAVSFIGLADPAFASSGGSLPWESPLQQIQQSITGPVAGFIALAAVAIAGGMLIFGGELNDFARRLCYVALVGGVLLGATQIVALFGATGASIGEMEARTGPGIIELVMLRAQGEGAHG; the protein is encoded by the coding sequence ATGTCGCATAAGATCAGGATTGCCATCGCGCTTGCGGCATTCGCCGCCGTCTCTTTCATCGGTTTGGCGGATCCGGCCTTCGCCTCTTCAGGCGGCAGTCTGCCGTGGGAATCCCCGCTTCAGCAAATCCAGCAATCGATCACCGGGCCGGTTGCCGGCTTCATCGCACTCGCCGCAGTCGCGATCGCCGGCGGCATGCTGATCTTCGGGGGCGAGTTGAATGATTTCGCAAGGCGGCTTTGCTACGTCGCCCTCGTTGGCGGCGTGTTGCTCGGCGCGACACAGATCGTCGCCCTGTTCGGCGCAACTGGCGCTTCGATTGGCGAGATGGAGGCTCGAACCGGGCCTGGGATCATCGAACTGGTAATGCTTCGCGCGCAAGGGGAGGGGGCCCATGGCTGA
- the trbJ gene encoding P-type conjugative transfer protein TrbJ: protein MPIHSSRPTRLARHAMIAAILLSSTSPMPAVAGGVTGQATEWTQLANNTELISLVGESAEQVNNQITQISQLAEQIQNQLKIYQNMLQNTAQLPNHIWGQVEGDLQSLQSVVNQGQGVAFSMGNIDDVLKQRFQSFSEMKSNLPDGASFSSTYQSWSDTNRDTIAGTLKAANLTAEQFSSEESTMSSLRSMSESSDGQMKALQVGHQIAAQQVAQMQKLRGLVSQQMTMMGTWFQSEQAQKDLAQARREQFFGGTEQDIRGGQTMEPRW, encoded by the coding sequence ATGCCGATACACTCTTCCCGGCCGACTAGACTAGCCCGCCACGCGATGATTGCGGCCATCCTTCTCTCAAGTACCTCACCGATGCCAGCTGTGGCGGGCGGCGTGACCGGTCAGGCGACCGAATGGACGCAGCTCGCCAACAACACCGAACTCATCTCACTGGTCGGCGAATCGGCGGAGCAGGTCAACAACCAGATCACCCAGATCTCACAGCTGGCCGAGCAGATCCAGAACCAGCTCAAGATCTACCAGAACATGCTGCAGAATACCGCGCAGCTTCCGAACCATATCTGGGGCCAGGTCGAAGGCGACCTGCAGAGCCTGCAAAGCGTCGTTAACCAGGGGCAGGGCGTCGCCTTTTCGATGGGCAATATCGACGATGTGTTGAAGCAGCGTTTCCAGAGTTTTTCCGAGATGAAAAGCAACCTGCCTGACGGCGCTAGCTTTTCCTCGACCTACCAGAGCTGGTCCGACACCAACCGCGATACGATCGCCGGGACGCTCAAGGCCGCGAACCTGACAGCCGAACAATTCTCCAGCGAGGAAAGCACCATGTCGTCGTTGCGCTCCATGTCGGAATCATCCGACGGCCAGATGAAGGCGCTGCAGGTCGGGCATCAGATCGCCGCACAGCAGGTGGCGCAGATGCAAAAGCTTCGCGGTCTCGTTTCCCAGCAGATGACCATGATGGGCACATGGTTCCAGTCCGAGCAGGCGCAAAAGGATCTGGCGCAGGCGCGTCGTGAACAGTTCTTCGGCGGCACAGAGCAGGATATCCGCGGAGGACAGACGATGGAGCCTCGGTGGTGA
- the trbL gene encoding P-type conjugative transfer protein TrbL, which produces MVIVRTSRRLELTLIAIGVALVASTSALAQQGAVLTTLENSVVTAAKGWETTVMNAARSLFWILAGIEVGIAAVWLAINAASLDSWFAELVKRIMFIGLFAFILNEGPAFAKAVVDSLYQIGAGSGSASPANIFDAGIRVATKMSEQAKFGVFEDNALAIAAVFAMVVVVVSFSLVAAIFVAVMVEMYVGLLAGMIMLGLGGSSYTKDFAVKYLVYAFSVGMKLMAMVMIAKIGSDILLGLAEAPTATSEQFITTLAIAGISVVIFVIAMYVPPILQGVVQGASVGGGMEAIRHGGQAASAALGAGFLTIGAANRGFEAASAARAGGASLASAAMRGLEAGVGGAAGAVGSAAKDKAIGSPGAYAGSMLGLANAKLDQQSGRPGTPPPPPINDKK; this is translated from the coding sequence ATGGTAATCGTCCGCACCTCCCGCCGACTTGAACTTACCCTCATTGCAATCGGCGTTGCCCTTGTCGCAAGCACGTCGGCCCTTGCACAGCAGGGCGCAGTGCTCACCACATTGGAAAACTCCGTCGTGACGGCCGCCAAGGGCTGGGAGACGACCGTGATGAATGCGGCACGTTCGCTGTTCTGGATCCTAGCCGGGATTGAGGTCGGGATCGCCGCTGTGTGGCTGGCGATCAATGCCGCCTCGCTCGATAGCTGGTTTGCGGAACTCGTCAAGCGCATCATGTTCATCGGTCTCTTCGCCTTCATCCTCAACGAAGGGCCAGCGTTTGCCAAAGCCGTGGTCGACAGCCTCTATCAGATCGGCGCCGGCAGCGGTTCGGCCTCACCCGCCAATATCTTTGATGCCGGAATCCGCGTTGCGACCAAAATGTCGGAGCAGGCGAAGTTCGGCGTCTTCGAGGACAACGCGCTGGCGATCGCCGCCGTGTTTGCCATGGTGGTTGTCGTCGTGTCGTTCTCGCTCGTTGCGGCAATCTTCGTCGCCGTCATGGTCGAGATGTATGTTGGTCTGCTTGCCGGCATGATCATGCTCGGGCTTGGCGGCTCGTCCTACACCAAGGATTTTGCCGTCAAATATCTGGTCTATGCTTTTTCGGTTGGCATGAAGCTCATGGCGATGGTGATGATCGCCAAGATCGGCTCCGACATCCTGCTCGGTCTGGCCGAAGCGCCGACGGCCACCTCCGAACAGTTCATCACGACGCTTGCCATCGCCGGGATTTCGGTCGTGATCTTTGTCATCGCCATGTACGTCCCGCCGATCCTTCAGGGCGTGGTGCAGGGTGCGTCGGTAGGCGGCGGCATGGAAGCCATCCGCCATGGCGGGCAGGCCGCATCCGCAGCACTCGGCGCCGGGTTCCTGACGATCGGCGCGGCAAATCGGGGATTTGAGGCAGCAAGTGCCGCAAGGGCAGGCGGAGCGTCTTTGGCAAGTGCCGCCATGCGTGGCCTGGAAGCCGGAGTCGGCGGCGCGGCCGGCGCAGTTGGCTCGGCTGCCAAGGACAAGGCCATTGGCTCGCCCGGCGCCTATGCCGGTTCGATGCTCGGCCTCGCCAACGCCAAGCTCGATCAGCAATCCGGCCGGCCTGGTACACCGCCGCCACCACCGATCAATGACAAGAAATAA
- the trbB gene encoding P-type conjugative transfer ATPase TrbB has protein sequence MTQLRSHSRLVRKLQDALGDQLCVALDDATVVEIMLNPDGKLFIERLGHGVAPAGLLSPAAAEVIIGSVAHALQSEADDEQPIISGELPIGGHRFEGLLPPVVSGPSFTIRRRASRLIPLDDYVKHKIMTAAQVSVLRSAIASRMNIVISGGTGSGKTTLANAVIAEIVANAPDDRIVILEDTAEIQCAAENAVALHTSDTIDMARLLKSTMRLRPDRIIVGEVRDGAALTLLKAWNTGHPGGVTTIHSNTAMSALRRLEQLTAEVSQQPMQEVVGEAVDLIVSIERTGKGRRVREVIHVEGFANARYRTEHYAQIDEDSHVA, from the coding sequence GTGACCCAGCTACGCTCCCACTCCCGTCTCGTCCGCAAGCTCCAGGATGCCCTTGGCGATCAGCTCTGCGTCGCCCTCGACGACGCGACGGTCGTCGAGATCATGCTCAACCCCGATGGCAAGCTCTTCATCGAGCGCCTGGGCCATGGCGTGGCCCCTGCAGGTTTGCTCAGCCCGGCCGCGGCAGAAGTGATCATTGGCAGCGTCGCGCACGCACTGCAATCAGAAGCCGACGACGAGCAACCGATCATCTCCGGCGAATTGCCGATCGGCGGCCATCGTTTCGAGGGCCTGCTGCCGCCAGTGGTTTCCGGACCGAGTTTCACTATCCGGCGGCGGGCTTCGCGCCTGATCCCGCTCGACGACTATGTGAAGCATAAGATCATGACGGCGGCGCAGGTATCGGTTCTGCGCAGCGCGATCGCTTCTCGCATGAACATTGTGATTTCTGGCGGCACCGGTTCGGGCAAGACGACGCTTGCCAACGCGGTCATTGCCGAAATCGTAGCGAATGCGCCGGACGATCGGATCGTCATTCTCGAAGACACGGCGGAGATCCAATGCGCCGCCGAGAACGCGGTCGCGCTCCACACGAGCGACACGATCGATATGGCCCGGCTTCTCAAGAGCACCATGCGTCTGCGGCCCGACCGGATCATCGTTGGTGAGGTGCGCGACGGGGCGGCCCTCACGCTACTCAAGGCCTGGAACACCGGGCATCCGGGCGGCGTCACCACCATCCACTCGAACACGGCGATGTCGGCGCTTCGCCGGCTCGAACAATTGACCGCGGAGGTGAGCCAGCAGCCCATGCAGGAAGTGGTAGGCGAGGCGGTGGACCTGATCGTCTCGATAGAACGAACGGGGAAGGGGAGGCGGGTCCGTGAGGTCATCCATGTCGAGGGTTTCGCAAACGCCCGCTACCGAACCGAGCACTACGCGCAGATCGATGAGGATAGTCATGTCGCATAA
- the trbG gene encoding P-type conjugative transfer protein TrbG, with product MLNATAILSAFLVVSLINASEAFSADGVSPNEGKGLGLSTQWRGSKGLVTKGADGKVIFLYGEVQPSVVCSPLQVCDIELQGGEVVRDVLVGDTVRWKVEPATSGAAGGQAIHLIVKPSEPELVTSMVVTTSRRTYHIQLKSHPTQYMARVGFEYPEDVSTKLADVNARLEASTIPGAGVPAEHLSFSYSISGSAGWRPTRVYSDGLKTYIQFPRSISGQDAPILFVVSGGQNRIVNYRMKSNMMVVDYNIDRAVLVSGVGWKQQKVTISRGGR from the coding sequence ATGCTGAATGCCACCGCGATCCTTTCTGCATTCTTGGTCGTTTCCCTCATCAACGCGTCAGAGGCGTTCTCCGCTGATGGCGTCAGCCCCAATGAGGGGAAGGGCTTGGGGCTTTCGACCCAATGGCGCGGGTCGAAGGGTCTGGTCACCAAAGGCGCGGACGGTAAGGTGATCTTTCTCTATGGCGAGGTTCAGCCATCGGTCGTCTGCTCACCGCTGCAGGTCTGCGATATCGAACTTCAGGGCGGCGAGGTGGTGCGCGATGTGCTGGTCGGGGATACGGTCCGCTGGAAAGTAGAGCCGGCGACATCGGGCGCGGCCGGCGGCCAGGCCATCCACCTGATCGTCAAGCCATCGGAACCGGAGCTCGTCACTTCGATGGTCGTGACCACATCCCGGCGGACATATCATATCCAGCTCAAGTCGCATCCCACGCAATATATGGCCCGTGTCGGCTTCGAATATCCCGAGGATGTTTCCACGAAACTCGCCGACGTCAACGCTCGGCTTGAAGCCAGTACGATCCCCGGCGCCGGGGTGCCGGCGGAGCACTTAAGCTTTTCCTATTCCATATCGGGCAGTGCCGGCTGGCGGCCGACACGGGTCTATTCCGATGGCCTGAAAACCTACATCCAGTTCCCGCGGTCGATCTCGGGTCAGGATGCGCCGATTCTCTTCGTCGTCTCCGGTGGCCAGAACCGTATCGTCAACTACCGCATGAAGAGCAATATGATGGTGGTCGATTACAACATCGATCGCGCGGTGCTCGTCTCGGGCGTCGGCTGGAAACAACAAAAGGTGACGATCAGCAGGGGAGGGCGGTGA
- a CDS encoding conjugal transfer protein TrbF → MAGTTPPDNPYIAARNEWNERYGSYVKAAAAWRIVGITGMTMAVIGFGYALYQSTQVKLIPYIVEVDKLGTAVNAGFPQQIEYADPRVVRATLGSFVSNFRSVTPDALVQKQYIDRTYGLLRTSDPATEKVNAWFRSNSPFEKAKTATVAIEVNNIVALSNQSYQVDWTEFERDRRGKETATRRFRGIATVTLTPPQDEGIIRLNPIGLYLRDFDWTAQL, encoded by the coding sequence ATGGCTGGAACCACTCCACCAGACAATCCCTATATCGCTGCGCGAAACGAATGGAACGAGCGCTACGGCTCGTATGTGAAAGCGGCCGCCGCCTGGCGCATCGTCGGCATCACCGGCATGACAATGGCGGTGATCGGTTTCGGCTATGCGCTCTACCAGAGCACGCAGGTGAAGCTGATCCCCTATATCGTCGAGGTCGACAAGCTCGGCACGGCCGTCAATGCCGGCTTTCCGCAACAGATCGAATATGCCGATCCGCGCGTGGTGCGTGCCACGCTCGGCAGTTTCGTCTCGAACTTCCGCTCCGTCACGCCCGACGCCCTCGTCCAGAAACAATATATCGACCGGACCTACGGGCTGCTGCGGACATCCGATCCGGCGACCGAAAAGGTCAATGCCTGGTTCCGCTCGAATTCGCCGTTCGAAAAGGCGAAGACAGCGACCGTGGCCATCGAGGTCAACAACATCGTCGCGCTATCGAACCAGAGCTATCAGGTCGACTGGACCGAATTCGAGCGCGATCGCCGAGGCAAGGAAACGGCGACACGCCGCTTCCGCGGCATTGCCACTGTGACGCTGACGCCGCCCCAGGACGAAGGCATCATCCGTCTCAATCCCATTGGTCTCTATCTCCGCGATTTCGACTGGACTGCACAGCTTTGA
- a CDS encoding conjugal transfer protein TrbD, which yields MAEPGSNLARSRVHRALSRPNLLMGADRELVLLTGLAAVVLIFVVLTWYAALFGVAIWLVAVAALRMMAKSDPLMRRVYLRHVSYRSHYRPTSTPWRKF from the coding sequence ATGGCTGAGCCGGGTTCCAACCTTGCGCGTTCTCGGGTCCACCGGGCGCTGTCGCGCCCGAACCTGCTGATGGGCGCCGACCGCGAGCTGGTATTGCTCACCGGGCTTGCCGCCGTGGTCCTGATCTTCGTCGTGCTGACGTGGTACGCCGCATTGTTCGGCGTCGCGATCTGGCTCGTTGCGGTCGCGGCCCTTCGCATGATGGCGAAATCCGACCCGCTGATGCGCCGCGTTTATCTGCGGCATGTCTCCTATCGGTCCCACTATCGGCCGACCTCGACGCCCTGGCGCAAGTTCTGA
- the trbI gene encoding IncP-type conjugal transfer protein TrbI, whose translation MVQSLNLGGAQNSQAASGIRRINRLPIVVVIVLAVAFLAIIFYGLASRGLYFGRDKGPETSSGDPASTFADQIKRGVTDGIIDEPQQQTTFQPTPVETKQVDEKASNPFTATPETRQEQRRGQELEPEAVWRARLEREQREQYLRERQRQHMARMQANDAAYDAPLAIDRGKLEARATTDEVIANRTAANSTSTTGASDLYAAALRAGLGGQNIDPNGQNSKEDFFNADLKDLGYLPNRVVPQQSLYELKRGSVIPATLISGINSDLPGRITAQVSQNVYDSATGHRLLIPQGTKLLGRYDSKVSFGQSRVLVVWSDIIFPNGATLQIGGMAGTDAEGYGGFNDKVDNHYLKTFGSAVLIALIGTGIDMAVPQSSTLATQDTASDAARRNFAETFGRVADRTIQRNMDVQPTLEIRPGYNFNVLVDQDIVFPSIYKK comes from the coding sequence ATGGTGCAATCCCTCAACCTCGGCGGCGCGCAGAACAGTCAGGCGGCATCAGGCATTCGCCGGATCAATCGCCTGCCGATCGTCGTCGTCATCGTGCTGGCAGTCGCCTTCCTCGCCATCATCTTCTATGGGCTCGCCTCGCGCGGGCTTTATTTCGGGAGGGATAAAGGCCCGGAGACCAGTTCCGGCGATCCCGCCTCAACTTTTGCCGATCAGATCAAGCGCGGTGTCACCGACGGTATTATCGACGAACCGCAGCAACAGACGACGTTTCAGCCGACCCCTGTCGAGACGAAGCAGGTGGACGAAAAGGCGAGTAATCCGTTCACCGCGACTCCGGAGACGCGTCAGGAACAGCGGCGCGGACAAGAACTGGAGCCGGAGGCGGTCTGGCGTGCACGCCTCGAGCGCGAGCAACGGGAGCAATATCTCCGTGAAAGACAGCGCCAGCACATGGCGCGCATGCAGGCCAACGATGCTGCCTATGATGCGCCGCTCGCCATCGATCGCGGCAAGCTGGAAGCTCGAGCAACAACAGACGAGGTCATAGCAAACAGAACAGCAGCGAACTCGACTTCAACGACAGGAGCTTCCGATCTGTATGCCGCCGCCTTACGCGCCGGCCTCGGCGGTCAAAACATCGATCCCAACGGGCAGAACAGCAAGGAAGACTTCTTCAACGCCGATCTTAAGGACCTCGGCTATCTGCCAAATCGCGTCGTGCCGCAGCAGTCACTCTACGAACTGAAACGAGGCTCGGTCATCCCGGCAACACTGATATCAGGCATAAATTCGGATCTGCCCGGCCGAATTACCGCGCAGGTGAGCCAGAACGTCTATGACAGCGCAACCGGACATCGCCTGCTGATCCCGCAAGGGACGAAACTGCTCGGCCGTTACGACAGCAAGGTATCGTTCGGCCAGAGCCGCGTACTCGTCGTCTGGTCCGATATTATCTTTCCGAACGGCGCGACTCTGCAGATCGGCGGCATGGCGGGAACGGACGCTGAAGGTTATGGCGGGTTTAACGATAAGGTGGATAACCACTACCTCAAAACGTTTGGTTCGGCCGTGCTGATTGCCCTGATCGGAACCGGGATCGACATGGCCGTGCCGCAGAGTTCGACGCTGGCGACCCAGGACACCGCCTCGGATGCCGCCAGGCGGAATTTCGCGGAGACGTTCGGGCGGGTTGCGGACCGGACAATCCAGCGCAATATGGATGTCCAGCCCACGCTGGAAATCCGGCCGGGATACAACTTTAATGTCCTGGTTGATCAGGACATAGTATTTCCGAGCATTTACAAAAAGTGA
- the trbK gene encoding entry exclusion protein TrbK, translating into MSPRLIIILVGAGIVAAGGAVSWKLIQPEPTSISGSGAAATGPASDEEKRQHREQFLSGDTTRDIRGGQEMKPRW; encoded by the coding sequence GTGAGCCCGCGCCTGATCATTATCCTCGTGGGCGCAGGGATCGTCGCTGCGGGTGGCGCTGTCAGCTGGAAGCTGATCCAGCCCGAGCCGACCTCGATATCCGGTTCAGGTGCGGCCGCAACCGGTCCCGCCTCCGATGAAGAAAAGCGCCAACATCGCGAGCAGTTCCTCAGTGGTGATACCACCCGCGACATCCGCGGCGGGCAGGAGATGAAGCCACGATGGTAA
- the traI gene encoding acyl-homoserine-lactone synthase, which yields MRILTVSPDQYERYRSFLKQMHRLRATVFGGRLEWDVSIIAGEERDQYDNFMPSYLLAITDSGRVAGCVRLLPAFGPTMLDQTFTQLLNAGSLTAHPGMVESSRFCVDTDLVTRRDASQLHFATLTLFAGIIEWAMAGGYTEIVTATDLRFERILKRAGWPMRRLGEPAAIGNTIAIAGSLPADRASFARVCPSGYHPIPRTDVTAIRSAA from the coding sequence ATGCGGATACTCACAGTTTCGCCGGACCAATACGAACGGTATCGAAGCTTCCTCAAACAGATGCACCGCCTTCGCGCGACGGTGTTCGGTGGCCGTCTCGAATGGGACGTCTCCATCATCGCTGGGGAAGAGCGCGACCAATACGATAATTTCATGCCGAGCTACCTTCTGGCGATTACTGACAGTGGGCGGGTCGCCGGTTGCGTCCGTCTCCTTCCGGCCTTCGGGCCCACGATGCTCGATCAGACCTTTACCCAATTGCTCAATGCAGGCTCGCTCACCGCACATCCGGGAATGGTGGAAAGTTCGCGCTTCTGCGTCGATACCGACCTTGTAACACGGAGAGATGCGAGCCAACTGCACTTTGCGACGCTTACCCTGTTCGCCGGCATCATCGAATGGGCGATGGCCGGCGGCTACACGGAGATCGTCACAGCGACCGATCTTCGCTTCGAGCGTATCCTGAAGCGTGCAGGCTGGCCGATGCGACGGCTGGGTGAACCGGCTGCAATCGGCAACACTATCGCTATTGCCGGAAGCCTGCCTGCCGATCGCGCCAGCTTCGCTCGGGTCTGCCCTTCAGGCTATCATCCGATCCCGCGGACCGACGTGACAGCGATCAGGAGCGCCGCGTGA
- the trbH gene encoding conjugal transfer protein TrbH yields MKILAFMRRPLNHKTGLAAACILAILLSGCQSIDTEGLVASNAPPEISGPAASAIACDMVSRLVEQIGPGKATVALKVDTSPFGQALDAALKGWGYAVVTDQKTDSGATVLPLAYVIIPFDGQVLARLSTNSVELGRAYTVTSTGAMATSALSLMRRG; encoded by the coding sequence ATGAAGATTCTTGCCTTCATGCGACGCCCGCTGAACCATAAAACTGGCCTTGCTGCCGCCTGCATCCTCGCCATCCTCCTTTCTGGGTGCCAATCGATCGATACAGAAGGTCTTGTCGCCAGCAACGCGCCGCCCGAAATCTCTGGACCGGCGGCGAGCGCCATTGCTTGCGACATGGTCAGCCGTCTTGTCGAACAGATCGGGCCGGGCAAGGCAACCGTTGCACTAAAGGTCGATACTTCACCCTTCGGTCAGGCACTGGACGCGGCGCTGAAGGGATGGGGCTATGCGGTCGTCACCGACCAGAAGACGGATAGCGGAGCGACCGTCCTCCCACTTGCCTATGTGATCATACCATTCGACGGGCAGGTACTGGCGCGCCTTTCGACCAACAGCGTCGAACTCGGCCGCGCTTACACGGTGACTTCGACCGGTGCCATGGCGACGAGCGCGCTTTCGCTGATGCGGCGCGGGTGA